Proteins from one Dromiciops gliroides isolate mDroGli1 chromosome 6, mDroGli1.pri, whole genome shotgun sequence genomic window:
- the LOC122731363 gene encoding olfactory receptor 8K1-like, translated as MIKLNETTGNPVNEFILMGITNRPELQGPLFVVFLLNYMATALGNLGLVILTSVDSHLQTPMYFFLQHLAFIDLGYSTAVGPKMLISFTVEKNTISFNGCGTQLFFFQIFITSEVFILSAMAYDRYVAICKPLLYMVIMSNVVCWMLVGISYLCSTIVSLLITIKLLKSSFCKSNILRHFYCDSLPLMSIICSDTSEVELIIMTFAAFSLVSSLLIIFISYLFILVAILRIKSSEGRYKAFSTCGSHLTGVVIFYGTLLFMYLQPHSSHSFDTDKMASVFYTLVIPMLNPLIYSLRNKEVKGALKRVFQKLI; from the coding sequence ATGATCAAGTTGAACGAAACCACAGGAAACCCTGTGAATGAATTCATACTCATGGGCATCACAAACCGTCCTGAGCTTCAGGGCCCCCTCTTTGTTGTGTTTCTCCTCAACTACATGGCTACAGCTCTGGGGAATCTAGGCTTGGTCATCCTAACAAGTGTCGATTCCCACCTGCAAACCCCCATGTACTTTTTTCTTCAGCATCTAGCATTTATAGATCTTGGTTATTCCACAGCTGTTGGTCCAAAAATGCTGATCAGTTTTAcagtagaaaaaaatactatttcctTCAACGGGTGTGGAACccagttatttttctttcagaTATTTATTACCAGTGAAGTTTTTATCCTTTCAGCCATGGCCTATGACCGCTATGTGGCTATCTGTAAGCCTCTCCTCTATATGGTCATAATGTCAAACGTGGTTTGTTGGATGTTGGTGGGTATTTCATACCTCTGTAGCACCATAGTATCTCTATTGATCACAATAAAGCTTTTAAAATCATCTTTCTGTAAGTCAAATATACTAAGACATTTCTACTGTGACAGTCTCCCTCTAATGTCCATCATATGCTCAGACACAAGTGAGGTTGAATTAATCATCATGACCTTTGCTGCATTTAGTTTGGTTTCTTCCCTCTTGATTATCTTCATTTCTTACCTGTTCATTCTTGTAGCTATTCTCAGAATAAAGTCTTCAGAGGGCAGGTACAAAGCCTTCTCCACCTGTGGCTCTCACCTTACGGGGGTGGTAATATTTTATGGGACACTTCTCTTCATGTACCTGCAGCCCCATTCTAGTCATTCCTTTGATacagacaagatggcctctgtgTTTTATACCCTGGTCATCCCCATGCTCAACCCACTGATTTACAGTTTGAGGAACAAAGAGGTGAAAGGTGCACTGAAAAGAGTCTTTCAAAAGCTGATATAA
- the LOC122731441 gene encoding olfactory receptor 8K3-like: MMKLNETPEIQVTEFIFIGITDRPELQGPLFGVFFLNYIAIALGNLGLIILTSVDSHLQTPMYFFLRHLAYVDLGYSTAIGPKMLVSFIEEKNIISYKGCVIQIFTIGILITCEFFILSAMAYDRYVAICKPLLYMVIMSDRVCWVLLAISYLHSIMVSLLITINIFNLSFCESNIIRHFYCDSLPLLSIVCSDTSETELIIMILSAFNLISSLLIILASYMIILVTILRINSAEGRQKAFSTCASHLTVVTVFYGTLLFMYLQPQSSHSFDTDKIASVFYTLVMPMLNPLIYSLRNKEVKGALKRTQIKLYLIVS; this comes from the exons atgatgaagctGAATGAAACACCCGAGATCCAGGTGACTGAATTCATTTTCATTGGCATCACAGATCGTCCTGAGCTACAGGGCCCACTTTTTGGGGTATTTTTCCTCAACTACATTGCCATAGCTCTGGGAAACTTGGGACTTATCATCTTAACCAGTGTTGATTCTCACCTCCAAACACCCATGTACTTTTTTCTCAGGCACCTGGCATATGTTGATCTTGGCTATTCTACGGCTATTGGTCCAAAAATGCTGGTCAGTTTCATAGaggagaaaaatataatttcttacaAGGGGTGTGTGATACAGATATTTACCATTGGGATACTTATCACCTGTGAATTTTTTATTCTGTCAGCCATGGCCTATGACCGCTATGTGGCTATCTGTAAGCCCCTCCTTTACATGGTCATAATGTCAGACAGGGTATGTTGGGTTTTGCTAGCTATCTCATATCTCCATAGCATTATGGTTTCTCTACTGatcacaataaatatttttaatttgtccttcTGTGAATCTAATATAATCCGGCATTTCTACTGTGACAGCCTCCCTTTATTATCCATTGTATGTTCAGATACAAGTGAGACTGAACTCATCATTATGATCCTTTCTGCCTTTAATTTGATTTCTTCTCTCTTGATTATCCTTGCCTCCTATATGATCATTCTTGTGACCATTCTCAGAATTAACTCTGCTGAGGGCAGGCAGAAAGCCTTCTCTACCTGTGCCTCTCATCTCACAGTAGTAACTGTATTTTATGGGACACTTCTTTTCATGTATCTGCAACCCCAATCAAGTCACTCTTTTGACACTGACAAAATAGCTTCTGTGTTTTACACTCTGGTAATGCCAATGCTGAACCCTTTGATCTATAGCTTGAGGAACAAAGAGGTAAAAGGAGCCTTGAAaaga ACACAAATTAAGCTCTATTTAATTGttagttaa
- the LOC122731328 gene encoding olfactory receptor 8K3-like: protein MEQMIKLNETTGRQVTEFILMGITNHPELQGPLFVLFFLNYMATCLGNLGLIILTSVDSHLQTPMYFFLKNLAFVDFGYSTAVGPKMLINFIVEKNIISFNGCSTQHFFFGIFIVSEIFILSAMAYDRYVAICKPLLYMVIMSDRVCWILVAISYLYSMMASLLVTIKIFNLSFCKSNIISHFYCDSLPLVSISCLDTTEIELIIMSFSAFNLVSSLLIILLSYMFIVVAILRMNSSEGRLKAFSTCGSHLTGVVAFYGTLLFMYLQPHSSHSFDTDKMASIFYTLVIPMLNPLIYSLRNKEVKGALKRVFKKLINQN, encoded by the exons ATGGAACAAATGATCAAGTTGAATGAAACCACAGGGAGGCAGGTGACTGAATTCATCCTCATGGGCATCACAAACCATCCTGAACTGCAGGGCCCCCTCTTTGTGTTGTTTTTCCTCAACTACATGGCCACATGTCTGGGGAATCTAGGCCTGATCATCCTAACCAGTGTTGATTCCCACCTCCAAACTCCCATGTACTTTTTTCTCAAGAATCTTGCATTTGTTGATTTTGGTTATTCCACAGCTGTTGGTCCAAAAATGTTGATCAATTTCATAgttgagaaaaatattatttccttcaatGGATGTTCAACACAGCattttttctttggaatatttATTGTTAGTGAAATTTTTATCCTTTCAGCCATGGCCTATGACCGCTATGTGGCTATCTGTAAGCCCCTCCTCTACATGGTTATCATGTCAGACAGGGTATGTTGGATCTTGGTAGCTATCTCATACCTTTATAGCATGATGGCATCCTTACTGGTCACAAttaagatttttaatttgtccttcTGTAAATCAAATATAATATCACATTTCTACTGTGACTCTCTCCCTTTAGTATCCATTTCTTGTTTAGATACCACTGAGATTGAATTAATCATTATGAgcttttctgcatttaatttGGTTTCTTCTCTCTTGATAATCCTTCTCTCTTATATGTTTATTGTTGTGGCCATTCTCAGGATGAACTCTTCAGAGGGCAGACTTAAAGCCTTCTCTACCTGTGGCTCTCACCTCACAGGGGTGGTTGCATTCTATGGGACACTTCTTTTCATGTACCTGCAGCCCCATTCAAGCCACTCCTTTGATACAGACAAGATGGCCTCTATTTTTTATACCCTGGTCATCCCCATGCTCAACCCATTGATCTACAGTTTGAGGAACAAAGAGGTGAAAGGTGCATTGAAAAGagtctttaaaaaattgat AAATCAAAATTAA